agcaaaattttgttgaaaattattgctgaaaaaatgaagttgaagttaagagaggaaattgcagacgaacaagcaggttttcgccctggaaaaggtaccagaaaccagattctaaatttaaaattgatcatagagaaaaacagagaacatcaaaaagacctatacctgtgtttcatcgattatgtgaaagctttcgatactgttgatcacgatatcctctggaataacatgtacgatatgaagtttccaaaacacatcatccaattaataaaagccttgtatgaccaacaacaagcagctgtaagaaccacttatgggttaacagaatggttcgaagtcaaacaaggagtacgacagggttgcattctatctccgcacctctttaatatatattctgaaacaattatgagaggtgctctagagaattttgaaggaactgtggatgttggaggatacaaaatatcaaatctgaggtacgccgatgatatagttttgattgccagcagtatcactgaactacaacaactactagataaagttagagaagcaagcgaaaaggctggcttatttcttaatgccaagaaaactaagatcatgaagattcaaagataaccggcaatgaacaatgatgaacatgttacaatcaatggaatgattgtggaaaatgtgaaagagttcacttatcttggagctgttttaactaatacatatgatgattcaccggagataaaaagaagaattaccattgccaaaaagcgccacagttgctctcaataacatctggaaagaccgaagcattaccttacggacaaagctgaggttattgaactcattagttttcccaattgcatcatatggttctgagtgttgggtgttgaagtagatagacaagaaaaagatcaatagttttgaaatgtggtgttacagacgagtactgcgtattagctggacagagaagaagacgaatgatgaagtgctgagagaaataaattgtaaagaccgacttttggacatcttgaacaagaggaaattaaagtttattggtcatgtaatgagaagtaaaagtatgagaaaaacttgctgacagggatggtgataggaaacagaggaagaggcaaaccaaagacaagactgagcgacaatatcaaagatatttgcgggctgtcgatggtataagtggaaagaaaagcgtaagatcgagtttagtggcgaaggatggtggagaggtccacggctgctcaagcatgagcataccgttattgattgatatgtttgtgtatatatgtatatatatatatatatatatatatatatatatatatatatatatatatatatatatatatatatatatatatatatatacatatatatatatatgtataaaaatatatatatatatataaatatatatatataaaaaatatatatatatatatatatatatatatatatatatatatatatatatatacagtataatacatatgtgtaagtatgcatgtagacacacacacacacacacacacacacacacacacacacacacacacacacacacacatatatatatatatatatatataatatatatatatatatatataatatatatatgtgtgtgtgtgtgtgtgtgtgtgtggtgtgtgtgtgtggtgtgtggtgtgtgtgtgtacatatattgtacatatatgtacatatatatgtacaaaatatatacatatatatatatatatatatatatatatatatatatatatatatatcgagagagagagagagagagagagagagacagactgactgactgactgagaaatagataggtagatatacacatagatatggatattggtcttcctctcttcttctttacacatatctttctccttttcttcattgccccgtttttcgttttctttggctaTTTCTCCTAAttcttttactattacttttactttcttcttattttccttactcctcagtgagtttttttgtttttttacagacATTCTTCGTCTCAAAAGCAGGAAAATATCTCCTCGAGCTgacataaataaatcaaattgaAGCTCAAATATTTGCTAACCAATGACAGTCAtgttcttcataaaaaaaatggacTGTAGCTCATATATGTGTCAacattttacagttataataatataatgtcaaCATTTtacaattatgtatttttttttttttttgcatctctcCAATACCTCATTTATCAAGCTATCTTTTATGATCCATCCATCTTACTGAGAGACATTGGATATCTCTGAATttctctgtatatgtacatagatatactgCAATAAGGTATGTAATCTCTGCAGCCTACACTTACTCCTGTTCACTGTGTTAAAACTTCGTCCGGTTCATTGTCTTAACACCTAGTTCCTATTTATGTACATGTTAATTTAATTCCACTCGTATTCAAAATCTTACCAACTATTTACACATTGCCCAATGGTAAACGCTGCGTTCGTCAACATACTCATATGATGGTTCACTATACTATTCATTTCATCTGCTTCATTCCACCAACTTCGTCTTATCCTAATGTATTTCCCTTCTGTTATCTCTTCACCAGTTAAAGAGTCTTCATACACTTATTCCCTGCACTGGAGTATTCTCACCCAGAGCCTCACGAACAGGGATACCTAAAAAAGATGTGatctataaataaatgaactttCTCATACTTCGAAACTTATGAACAGTCACCACGGTATCGTGAATGCGTTCGGAATTGTTATTAAGGGAATCCAATAACTTTCCCTGTTATACACGATGAAGTATTTGTTTATGATTTCTTTCTATGTCTCGTTATATAATGACTTTAAGTCCACAGGTGTTGATGAAACAAAATCATTCAGTATCGTTCGATATATTAGTATTTTCTATCCTGTTCGCACAGTAAATCACCAGATGGTGGCCTTATATCCACATTTCAGTAATGAGCCATCACAACAAGAATTAGTATTATCTAATCGAGTTATtgttacccccccccacacacacacacatttttaagcTGCCTTAATTCCAACATGAATCAGGTCATAGAGAGAGGTTTTGCATTTGCATTAGTTTCCCcaaagtattttttctcttttttaagtgacaaataaagtttttttatataaaatcttggATAGGAGGTACAACTGACTTTCACCGATTGCCAAAATAGTCTTTTGGCAATTTCTGATAAATCTTTCAAATATTTTCATTGAAAAGTCTTTTGATACTATCTAATAAGTCTTTTAACTATTTCCAACAACGGCCTTTCGAATATTTCCAACGAAAGTCCATCATATCAGAAATGCATTAACCGAAATATCGAACTCATTTCCATTTTAAAACATTCCATAAACTTTGTATTAttgattatagttttttttttcattaatttgctACATTCCCTCCCTTATCCGATAGAATGTTAAGTTATTAAAGTTAGGAAGATCAATATGGCTCtatattctgatttttttctttctctatttccctatGATAGTGAGAAAATTGTGTTTAATGAAtaaggttgatgatgatgctataaataatgagcataatgatggaaaataataaggatagtattgataataatgattacaattacaataatcatgataatcataatgataataataataataataataataataataataataataataataatacatgataataataataataataataataataataataataataataataatgatgataatgaaggtaaagataacaataataataataataataataataataataataataataataatgataataatgataatagtaatgataatgataataatgataattattattatcgttattattatattatcattattattattattatcattattattatcattattattattatcattattattactattattattatctttattattattattattattatcattattattattattatcattattgttatgattattattattattatcattattgttattatagctatgataataatgataatgataataagagaaataatgataatgatattgatgataataatagtgataatgatcataaatgataatgataataatcatgataatgataatgccatcTACAAGTATAATGACATCAACTGACAGAGTAATTAACCTATAATGACATCACAGTAATTAGTTTTcacatgattatgatcatgatgacgaGAAGGATGTGGGCtgattatgacaatagtaatgataataatgaaataacggaaaaatgatgatgatgataatgaaaatgaaaattatgatggtagtgatgatgattattataagataacaatgataatgttaatagtgataataacaataataatcataataataataataatgatattaattattataatgataatgataacaataataatagtaataataataatgataataataatagtaataatgatagtgataatagtaattataatatcaatgttattatcattatgattatgattattattactattattactattattattattatcattattattattatcattattgtttattattattattattattattattattattattattattattattattattattattattattattactattattattgttgttatcattattattattattattattgttattattattattattattattattactatcttattattattcattattattattattattattattattattattattatttattattttattattattattattattattattattattatattattgttattactgttatttttattcattattttattattattattattattgttattattatcttattattattattcattattattatcattatcattatttttaatattacattatcactattattatcattattattgttattttattattcattattattagttattagttattattattattattattatcattattatatattattatcatcattatcattgttgtttttattattattattgttattattattattattattattatcttacttagtagttatttttattattatctattatctttatctttatcctcagtataatttttattatcatcatatcactattataattactattattatcatcatcggtattactactgctactgcaacttatcatcattatcatttgtaccattatcatttttattattattgttattgttattactatcattattaaaattattattattattattattattattattattattattgtttattactattattattattattattattatcattattattattattattattattattatcattattattattattattattattattattatgattattattattattattattatcattattatatcattattattattattattactattattattttatcattatcagtacatcagcatcattattattattatactattattattattatattatattttattattattattattattatgattaatattattattattatattattcattattattattattattattattattattattattattattattattattatatattatcattagttaccattattatatatctattatcaattatcattttattattagtatatcatattttattattattatattacttatgtagtatattatcattattattactattattaaacataatttgTTATATGTCAATTatattgtctgttttattttgttattatctattgtctaagtattttaacattaatattgcattatatttattattattattcatattattattattactatagtcacATTGTTATCgattatatgtattacatcatTTAatgtatcataattatatcactgtttatattatatattgtattattaatatcattatattatattatcattatatttatattcttacatcatcacattatcatatattattatatcattatattaattattatattattattattaattatatattgttatatttattaataatatataatacatcataatcattatatattacattattatatatttatatatataatattaacattaatataatctttctatcataatatgtataatttttatgcgTTTTTCCTAAATTATGGCTATGactcatatttatatcattattgttactctgTGTCGGAATAATTAGATTTTAGTGAATGATACCTGTATATTATTCCCCATTATTGTTCGAACGTACTTTCACTAAGATATGAAGTCAGTAATAAGTATTATTGATATACATTAGGCATATCATTTTGATTAGAGCCGTATACTTTTGGTTATTGtcataatttgtttatgttttcattttgttattttccatttGCCCGAATGGATTTTCTCAGGTCGAAAatttggtatatattatttatgtatttttcaaaTGAGTGAAAATGACAAGTGTGATTTTTGATTATATGGCaagaattttgattaatattttctgaagagatataaaaaagttaataagcCTAGTTatgtttgtattaaaatttattcatCCGTTAATACCACATctgaacaaatacatataaaaaggtaaattaaTCATATGGATATAAAATAGTCTATAAGTATATTATCATTAGATCATACTTATatccaattataataatagttgatATTAATAGCTATTTGCAGTAAATAATGTTTAATCCAAACTATAAAAGTCATTGCGCAGTTTGaatgtaaaaaatgtttttagtaGGTTAATATCCCATAAAATGTAGAACCAATGTCACTTTATCCTGCAGAAGTTATTACTTGATTTCTATAATTTTGCGCGCAAAAGTGATACAGTGTAGTGAAATGAATACGGGGTCATTTAACTCAGCAGATTTGTACACAAAATTTCCACAGACACCCAACAAGACCCAGGAAAGTGCAGTCAACAGAGAATAGTCGGAATAGATAGACGAACCAGTTTTTAGAGAATAATAACAGGTATTGACATAATACAGGAGTATTTAGTTGTGCAATAatgaacattgataatgatattttgttTGAACGGTATTTTCCATTTTGCCCTAATTGTGATTTTTCCTTTGCAAGCCTCATGTTTATCCTTGTTCCTGAGTTTTTGTTTTGGTCATGTTTGAAGTGAGTGAAAAACAGCCTACTTTAAGTGTTATGCCGATTTTAAGATAACTGGAGGGTCTCCGAAGTGTAACGAGTCCGAATTAAAAAGATTGAGCAGTATGCTGAAGACATTTAATGAAATTAAGAGTTAAGTTGAaggttttttttcctgattttgttGTACAAAAGTGTTTCTTTGCCGTGTGTGTAAGTTTACATTTCTGTACTATGGTATCGTAATATAAAAAGTCTTTCACTGCAGTCGGATTACCGAAAGGATTGTTTATTAAgtcatgtgtttttgtgtgtccttTTTGTATTGTATCTTACATTCACGAAAGTcttgattttattaaaaaatggcAGGTAATAATTAGTTGTTTACTACGAATATAAGAGTACAATGCATTTTCAGAAGGTGTTTTAATTTGTACAAAATTGTTTAATAGAGGTTAATCATTTACTATAAAAACTGTGTAGATCCAGATTTCAAATCCTGAGGTGCTTAGCTGTATATCATTGAAGGTTTGAGGTTATTCTGCTAataatttttatggttttttcattttactttgtgATTTATTTGAATAAGTGGCATCTTTAAACATTCCAGTCTAGTGGATACACAGAAATTTGCAAGCCCCAAAAAGCCCGTAAGAGATTCCCAAGTCACAAAATTTCCGTCGATTCTACGCTTAGACCGACACATGTCCATGTCTTGAGAGTTCCGCATCACTTAGCGACAGCTAAACAGAAATGATTTTATGTGTCCAAAGAAGTTTGATAAGTTGATATTTCGATGTGTATACATGGTTATAGGGAAAATTATCTTTTATAGTTCACCTTAAATTTACAACCTTCCACGCTTTTTAGTAATGAAGTGAGAAAAAGACTTACTGAATTTATGCTTGAGAAACTTGGGTTGGTTCCGGGGAGTTCATCGAGTAAAAATGGACACCCAACCCGTAATTTCAGGGTCAAATATTTTTACTTACGACAAAAGCATTTTTGGGGTCGAAATATTCTGACACGAGTATCATTTTTTCTATACTTTAAAAGGAGAAatgtacttttttgttttttttttgattgtgccATACAAAAACAACTCAATTTCAttcagtaaaaaagataaatggcTTTAGCAGAAGAACAGcaccatttatttaattatttgtccAGAAGAAGAATTCATATTCCTTGGAAATGGACTTGGTCTTTAGTATGACAGACATACCTATAGAGCTGTTAACTTGAGGGTGAGGTAAatatattctgtttttgtttttactttttttttcttcttatttattttttgtaaaccaTCTAATGCTTTTCTAAGCAAGTGAGAatcaaaggataaagaaaaaaactggtgtcTGCTTGGAAACGGCAACCGACTGCATTTGCGAATATGCAGATTGAAAAAGACAGGGTTTGGATTTTACATTTGTTCAGATAGGgatcatataatattttgtagATTAGTTCAGAAAAGAACACTTATATTTAACTTTTGGAGTATTTTGTTAACTGTTATGGATCAtcagatttttctccttttctgtaaGTTGTAACAAAACTTTCTCCAGCTTAAACTATGCCTTACCATTTACTGACTAGCAAAATCTGATCCAAGTGCTCACTGGTATGGTTCTTCACATCATAAATTCCTCAAATGATTTAGATACAAACATCCCAAGATCAGTTGGTTTGCGGGTTAACATTACCTTCATAAGTATTCATTCTAAGAAAGTATTCATCCCAGATGTGTTactgattttatatacatattcttaattTCTAGGGTGTAAGCCACTTACACAAACATCATTTGGTGCATATGGACATCAAACCAGAAAACATATTTATTGGCTACGATGGGTTATGCAAGCTTGGCGACTTTGGTCTAGTCATTGAAACGTCTCAGGTAATATATTGACTGTATTCTTATTTGAACAGTTGCCTTTAAATTAATGTGAGATTTCTCATctgatttgattattatttgtatatccgTTCTGCCAGACATTGAAAGTTGTCATTTCATACGTTTATAAGTTCATTTTTATCTTTGCCATCATGCCTTCAGGAATGTAATGGTAAGTCAGACAGAAACCATAATTTTAGTTTAGAAAAtaacttctttcctttttccatgaGCAATATTGATTTATTAAATTGGCATTCTTTGGTACTtagcattttcctcttttttttcacttttcaaaataatattaataagttatTTTTACCAATAATCCCATttattagaatgaaaaaaatatttataatcctTTGTGCAAGGATGACATGATATAAATGCCATGTCCGCtgtgattttgatttatttactatttacacatagatgactccaAAAGTACTTATCACCAAGGAGTCGAGTACTAGGCCTGCCTTATCTcaactgtttacccttttccctgattCTTTGGGAGATTTATTTATGGCTATCAGCATTTTCATaacattacgataataataacagtaacattgataatagcattaaaattaaggtttattttttccaaaatttgagTGAATAGAGAAATCAGGTGAGATCACATCtggcctactaattgactcctaaTTGAGCACACTTGTGGAGCAATCTCTGtgcaaaaaaatcacaagaaagcAACAGTGGGTAATAGACGAACATGCAAAAGGgttaacagacaaaaaaatctaCCTCTTTTACCAGGAGTCACACTTATTAACAAATACCGCAAATGCTCTACTTCAAACAGGGGCCTGTGAAGGAAGCGATGGAAGGTGATCCCAAATACCTGGCCCCAGAGGTCATGAATCTCCAGTTTGGTGCGTCAGCTGACATTTTCAGCCTGGGGATGACCGTGCTTGAATTGGCCACTGACCTGGACCTCCCCAAGCAGGGAGATATGTGGCAGTCGCTCAGGCAGGGCAAGTTACCTCCTGTGGCCAATTGTGAGTTTAGTGGGAATTGTGTTGTTGTAGGTTTGGtagtttttctttctcgtctcttcttttctcttaccttCCTTTCTCTATACTTGATGGGTTTCactgttgtctttctctctttctctttctctttctttctcttctctctctctctttctcttctctctctttcttttttctttctttctttctttctcttctctcgctcttttttctttctcttctctctctttcttctcttcttctctctttttctctctctcttctttctcttctcttcttctctcttctttctctttctctcttctttctcctctctctctctttctttcccctctttctctctctttctttctctatcctctctctctttctcttctcttctctctctctctctctctcttctctcccctctctctctctctctctctctctctctctctctctctctctctctctctctctctcttcttccaggtAGTTGCATTACTTCTTATCTtataccattataatttttttctatcttttccttattccctgcttttattttgtctatttggTAAGCTATATCAAAGagtagctttttctttttcttcttttcttctttttctttctattcttttcttttcctgtaatATGTATCCCCATTTtgatatttccttattttctttttgttgttttctatcttgtaaatgtaattgttttctttttttttgtgtgtgtttcctgttCTCACCACTAAagtaagcattttttttccaacagctcTTTCGAGTGAATTGCAGGTGGTATTAACAGAGCTTCTGAGACCAGATCCATCCGAGAGACTCACAGCTGATCAAGCCCTTAGTCTTCCCATCATAAGACGCGTCCTATTTCGCAAGAGAGTGAAAGATTTCTTCAGGATATCTGTGAGTGTTgatgttgatttgtttgtttattttctctctctctctctctctctctctctctctctctctctctctctctctctctctctctctctctctctctctctctctctctctctctctctcttttttttttttcctcttttttttctcttttttcttcttttttcttcttctttttttcttttttacctttttcccccctttttgtgacACTTCAACATGGACAGCATTTTTTCAGAAATGAGATTGATGAagttataattaaaaaacatagCATAATCTGGTTCACTGTGagaaaaattacaatttttactCATTCATTCTTAGATTTTCTGTCAAAGGAAAAACTTTCTCATAAAATCCCCATAGAAAGATAGTATTCAGTTCAATAATTTGATTTGTAAAACTTCATTTCCTCAGCTCATGAAGGCCAAAGGGTTCCTGTTGCGAATGTTGCTTTACGTGATGTCATTCTTTGCCTTCGTTGCGCTCCCAATCACCAGACTGCGCAAGAGGAGGAGGTCTTCGGGAGACTCACCCAATAAGTCCAGAATGAATAATTCTGACTCCGACTTCACCATGGGATTTTCAGACGGTATGGATATTTTACATGTTTTACAGTGACAGCTGTTTTGCTCTGTGGCGTCTGTCTTGTTTATTAGGTATTTTGGCATCAAATACTAAagcttttgcttcttctttcccctcctcctccttctcttccttcttcttccagtGAATATGCAGTAAtatacccttttctcttttttcttttattggttcTTTACTCCCCTgaatgatagatataaagattttatCCAACCTGCAGAGGAAGGTTTGGATGACCACAGCCTAGCTCAGCCCCTGAGTGATATTTCCACATCAAGCAGTGAGACCAACCAGTTCCTCAGCAACAAGGGTTTCGGCAATTCCACACCTATATCCTCACTCTTCAAGAAACGACCTGACTTCTTTGAGGGTTCACCCAGTATAAGGAACAGGTGAGTCAGTGTTATGTAAGGGGAAACTAATCATGAAAGGCTATTGTAGAAGTTTGATTGCACATCCGCAGTTCAGTTAGGAGTTTGAGCAGATTTGCTTCGCAAATTGTGCACTTTTTTATGATCATTCTGTTCTTACTTTGTTTAAATCCATCATCTACAGACAGGTTTATAATGGCAGTCACTCTTGCCTTGCTATTCCCTTGAAAAATGTAAATTGATTTATTTTGCACAGTTTCAGTCTTATATATTCTGCTTACATGTACAGTGCAATGTGAAGAGTATTTCTCAGGTTTTCAGTAATGCACATCTTTTTTTTGTAGCTGCAATGCAGTACTAGatattgtattaatttgtttctccctccctctagctGCAATGCGAGCCCAAGAATAGACGATAGTCCAACCTTCATCCGCCGCCGCGTCACCCTGCCCAGGGCAGGAAGACCTTTCAACCAGCGATTGAATGAGAGCACAAGCTTCAACTCTTCCATGGCTAACACCCCAAGTCCACACAGAAATGCTGAGCAAGAGGAACCTGTTCAGCCTCTCAACCTTACCTCGAGAAATTTGATAGACTTATTTAATGCTGCAGAATCAGATGaggaatagaaaaatattttttatgtgtgctgTGCCTTTGGTTTGAGGTTGATTCAAGTGCATTCCTGGGAATTCTATGAAAAGGAGATGTAAAACTTTGTTATGAGAACAAAAATGGGGCACAAGGACTTCTCTGAAGGGAGTAATTGCATTTAGAATATTATCATAAGTTTACATTCTGCCTGATTATTTTACTATGAACAGAATCCAGTTACTAACTAGAAAGAAGAAACTACTGTATAGATTATTTCAGGGTTTAAGTAGCCATGGAAATTTGCTgcttaaaaagaaattttgcatAATATACAGAAGTATTTTATGCAGCTGTGTAAGGAGTGTGCTTGTGTAGGCTGTGTGCCTGTGTTCCTTGAGAGTGTTTGGGAGTATGTGTTGGGTGTTTATACATGCTATTTGTGTAATCCAATTGGCcaagatttttttattgtgattttgtgTTCAGGAGAGTCAGAACATTGTAAGTGTAACGTGGTGCTTCTCTGTCTATTTTGCATGAATAACTCTAGTACTTTCTTTTCCCACTCATGAACTTGAAGAAAGGTTTTGTTAGATACGCTACAGTTTTTAGATGATGGTAGATAAGTAAATGTGTCACAACTATGTTTAGGTACCACTACATATTGTCCATtcctacatttttattttcagatcTTTTCAGTGATACTTTGGGAAAAAACATTTAGATTTCCtgacatttattaatatttagcGATATCCAAGTGCACATCAGGGGTATAGGTATTACTCATAAAGTTTGGCTTTGCGGGCACTGTTAAttgtgaatctatatatatatatatatatatatatatatatatatatatatatatatatatatatatatatattttcttatgcgAGTGATATTTCAGCTTAGATTACAAATCTTGCAGTTTTATTTTAattgaaa
The genomic region above belongs to Penaeus monodon isolate SGIC_2016 chromosome 16, NSTDA_Pmon_1, whole genome shotgun sequence and contains:
- the LOC119582865 gene encoding membrane-associated tyrosine- and threonine-specific cdc2-inhibitory kinase-like: MDIKPENIFIGYDGLCKLGDFGLVIETSQGPVKEAMEGDPKYLAPEVMNLQFGASADIFSLGMTVLELATDLDLPKQGDMWQSLRQGKLPPVANSLSSELQVVLTELLRPDPSERLTADQALSLPIIRRVLFRKRVKDFFRISLMKAKGFLLRMLLYVMSFFAFVALPITRLRKRRRSSGDSPNKSRMNNSDSDFTMGFSDEEGLDDHSLAQPLSDISTSSSETNQFLSNKGFGNSTPISSLFKKRPDFFEGSPSIRNSCNASPRIDDSPTFIRRRVTLPRAGRPFNQRLNESTSFNSSMANTPSPHRNAEQEEPVQPLNLTSRNLIDLFNAAESDEE